One region of Chloroflexota bacterium genomic DNA includes:
- a CDS encoding DnaJ C-terminal domain-containing protein, with amino-acid sequence MDYRDYYRILGVNKKADEKEIKRAYRRLARRYHPDVNPGNQQAEERFKEVNEAYEVLSDSGKRSKYDRLGANWQAYQRSGRNPSGFDWSQWTTGQPGSGVGYGDVDLNDLFGDGGFSDFFQSIFGGAGSSPFPPGAQYQTRAQRGRDVEHPVEITLEEAFNGTQRLIAVDNRRLEVKIPRGVRSGSRVRVAGEGNRGSGGASAGDLYLVVQVRPHTVFKREHSILHCDVPVDLYTAVLGGEVQVPTLTGQATLQIPAGTQSGRVFRLRGQGMPVLRNPDQRGNLLARVRVQLPKTLSDREERLFQELAQLRNEDQSTC; translated from the coding sequence ATGGATTATAGAGATTATTACAGGATTTTGGGCGTCAACAAAAAGGCTGATGAGAAGGAGATAAAAAGAGCTTACCGCAGGCTGGCGCGTCGATACCACCCGGATGTGAACCCGGGGAACCAGCAGGCTGAAGAACGCTTCAAGGAGGTCAACGAGGCCTATGAGGTGTTGAGCGATTCCGGCAAGCGCAGCAAGTACGACCGGTTGGGTGCCAATTGGCAGGCGTATCAACGCAGCGGACGGAATCCGTCGGGCTTCGATTGGAGCCAGTGGACAACCGGACAACCAGGATCGGGCGTCGGCTATGGCGATGTCGACCTGAATGACCTGTTTGGAGACGGTGGTTTTTCTGATTTTTTCCAGTCGATTTTTGGCGGGGCAGGCAGCAGTCCGTTCCCACCGGGCGCCCAGTATCAGACGCGTGCCCAGCGGGGCCGCGATGTGGAGCACCCGGTGGAAATTACCCTGGAGGAGGCGTTCAACGGTACCCAACGCCTGATCGCGGTGGATAACAGGCGCCTCGAGGTCAAGATTCCGCGCGGTGTGCGTTCAGGTTCGCGGGTTCGAGTGGCAGGTGAAGGCAACCGGGGTAGCGGCGGGGCCTCTGCGGGGGACCTTTATCTGGTCGTCCAGGTGCGGCCCCATACTGTTTTCAAACGAGAACACAGCATTCTGCACTGTGACGTCCCCGTGGACCTGTATACGGCGGTGTTAGGTGGTGAGGTCCAGGTGCCGACCCTGACGGGCCAGGCGACATTACAGATTCCGGCTGGCACGCAATCAGGCCGGGTATTTCGGTTGCGCGGCCAGGGAATGCCGGTTCTGCGAAACCCCGATCAACGGGGCAACCTGCTTGCCAGGGTTCGGGTGCAACTACCGAAAACCTTGTCCGATCGGGAAGAAAGACTCTTTCAGGAACTGGCGCAGCTAAGGAATGAGGATCAATCAACTTGCTAA
- a CDS encoding diacylglycerol kinase family protein, whose protein sequence is MHALLIRNPVAGRKWSRRQLPDAIGQLEAGGWTVEVADTQTQHDARDFAYQAAIDGYDVVVAAGGDGTINEVANGLLKAGEEGDLNTALGILPAGTANVLARDLGLNVPLPGGTKTLRYTASQLLHAQVIDIDVGLATSNDRRQIFTCWAGIGLDAAITAHVMAYPDLKKRLGPLLFGISALYQVRRINNAPLYTVKVDNETWQNQAVLTVASNIQHYAVILDMAPKASLVDGLLDVAFFQATDAFSMLKVLWLLRSGQHIDEPGVRYARAARVEITCETPQPIHLDAEPFGTSPVTLEIIPQALPLLIPTGSASGSLTSPGPNG, encoded by the coding sequence ATGCACGCATTACTTATCCGCAATCCAGTTGCTGGAAGAAAGTGGTCCCGCCGCCAGTTGCCTGACGCCATCGGCCAACTGGAAGCGGGCGGCTGGACGGTCGAGGTAGCTGACACCCAAACCCAGCATGATGCCAGAGATTTCGCCTATCAGGCTGCCATCGATGGCTACGATGTGGTCGTCGCAGCCGGCGGTGACGGTACTATCAATGAGGTCGCCAACGGGTTGCTGAAGGCAGGGGAAGAGGGAGATCTCAACACCGCCCTGGGTATATTGCCGGCCGGCACCGCCAACGTGCTTGCCCGCGATCTGGGCCTCAATGTCCCGTTGCCCGGCGGTACAAAAACACTGAGATACACGGCCAGTCAACTGCTTCACGCCCAGGTGATCGATATCGATGTAGGGTTGGCAACCAGCAACGATCGTCGGCAGATATTTACCTGCTGGGCCGGCATTGGCCTTGATGCTGCCATCACTGCTCATGTGATGGCCTATCCCGATTTGAAAAAACGACTTGGGCCGCTGTTATTTGGCATTAGCGCCCTTTATCAGGTCCGGCGGATAAACAACGCGCCGCTATATACGGTCAAGGTGGACAATGAAACCTGGCAGAACCAGGCGGTTCTCACCGTTGCCAGCAATATCCAGCACTACGCAGTCATCCTGGACATGGCGCCCAAGGCTTCGCTGGTAGATGGGCTGCTGGACGTCGCCTTTTTCCAGGCCACCGATGCTTTCAGCATGCTGAAAGTCCTCTGGCTCCTGAGATCGGGGCAGCACATCGACGAACCTGGTGTCAGGTATGCCCGAGCCGCACGGGTGGAGATTACCTGCGAAACCCCCCAACCAATTCACCTGGACGCAGAACCCTTTGGCACGAGTCCCGTTACCCTGGAAATCATACCCCAGGCCTTGCCACTGCTCATCCCCACCGGCAGCGCGTCCGGTTCCTTGACCTCACCGGGCCCGAATGGTTAG
- the xseA gene encoding exodeoxyribonuclease VII large subunit, with amino-acid sequence MFTVTELVTHIKQCLESDPVLGHVRLEGEVSNFRQAPSGHCYFTLKDDAAVIPCVMWKNAAMRLVRLPLDGEMVSTRGRVSLYQAQGRVQFYVDHLEPMGVGQLYQELEALKDRLEQEGLFDEARKQPLPSLPGRVGIVTSSRAAALQDILRTLAVRFPLTEVILSPATVQGVDAPAQIASAIELLNFWHLVTPIDVIIVARGGGSIEELWAFNDEKVVRAIANSAIPVVSGVGHETDVTLADFSADFRAATPTGAAVLAVPDRQELSEQVRAIEAILANTAGELLGEDRSQLGQLKQRLLRASPQAHVASRRQRVDELTGTMAHLVRHQLALRQSQLKGRESQLAGLNPHAVLARGFAIVQRKDNLELITSVDQVRTGDRLDITVQDGTFESNVGNEE; translated from the coding sequence ATGTTCACAGTCACGGAACTCGTCACCCACATTAAACAATGCCTGGAGAGCGATCCTGTTCTTGGCCATGTCCGGCTGGAAGGGGAAGTAAGCAACTTCCGTCAGGCGCCGTCGGGACATTGTTACTTCACGCTCAAGGATGACGCGGCTGTGATTCCCTGTGTCATGTGGAAAAACGCGGCCATGCGTCTGGTCCGACTTCCACTTGACGGTGAAATGGTATCTACCCGTGGTCGGGTTTCGCTTTACCAGGCCCAGGGGCGTGTCCAGTTTTACGTGGACCACCTGGAGCCAATGGGGGTGGGACAGCTCTATCAGGAACTCGAAGCGCTGAAAGATCGCCTCGAACAGGAAGGCCTCTTCGATGAGGCCCGAAAGCAGCCGCTGCCCTCACTGCCTGGACGCGTGGGCATTGTCACTTCTTCCCGGGCTGCAGCCCTGCAGGATATATTGCGCACCCTGGCCGTGCGTTTCCCCCTGACAGAGGTCATCTTGTCACCGGCAACCGTGCAAGGCGTTGACGCACCTGCCCAGATCGCTTCTGCCATCGAACTGTTGAACTTCTGGCATCTTGTGACACCGATCGACGTGATTATCGTTGCCAGAGGTGGTGGTTCCATCGAGGAGCTCTGGGCCTTTAACGATGAAAAGGTCGTTCGGGCAATTGCCAACAGCGCCATTCCAGTCGTGTCGGGCGTGGGCCACGAAACTGACGTCACCCTGGCGGACTTTTCCGCCGATTTCCGGGCAGCAACTCCCACCGGCGCTGCCGTACTTGCCGTGCCAGACCGGCAGGAATTATCGGAGCAGGTGCGCGCCATCGAGGCGATTCTGGCCAATACAGCAGGTGAGCTGTTGGGCGAAGATCGAAGCCAATTGGGCCAGCTGAAGCAACGCCTTCTGCGCGCGTCGCCACAGGCCCATGTTGCCAGCCGCCGGCAAAGGGTCGACGAATTGACTGGCACCATGGCTCACCTCGTTCGTCATCAGCTGGCACTTCGACAAAGTCAGCTAAAGGGCAGGGAATCGCAACTTGCCGGCCTGAATCCGCATGCGGTTCTTGCCAGAGGATTCGCTATCGTACAGAGGAAGGACAATCTGGAACTGATCACCAGCGTCGATCAAGTCAGGACAGGTGACCGCCTGGATATTACCGTGCAGGATGGAACCTTCGAGAGCAACGTGGGTAACGAGGAATAG
- the xseB gene encoding exodeoxyribonuclease VII small subunit: MEKLTFEQAYEQLEQTVHAMEAGDLPLDETLALFEKGHKLARYCDQLLNDAELRVQQIVPDGSGGFESAPLENWQAGGKS; encoded by the coding sequence ATGGAAAAATTGACTTTTGAACAGGCCTACGAACAACTGGAACAGACGGTCCATGCCATGGAGGCCGGCGACCTTCCGTTGGACGAAACGCTGGCACTCTTCGAGAAAGGTCACAAGCTGGCCAGGTACTGCGACCAACTACTGAACGATGCCGAACTTCGAGTCCAGCAGATCGTCCCTGACGGATCGGGAGGCTTCGAATCGGCGCCTCTTGAGAATTGGCAAGCAGGTGGAAAATCTTGA
- a CDS encoding DUF1540 domain-containing protein, with translation MPTVRCLMTDCVHWDDGYCSARRVAIDDEGLCRTFESFEEALDDKEMVWESDSDEQDDQRNVVSLDEEFADDYNDDFDDHGVIRGRRDWDEW, from the coding sequence ATGCCTACGGTTCGCTGCCTAATGACAGATTGCGTCCACTGGGACGACGGTTATTGTTCCGCCAGACGTGTCGCTATTGATGACGAAGGCCTCTGCCGAACTTTCGAGTCGTTTGAAGAGGCTCTCGACGACAAGGAGATGGTCTGGGAATCGGATTCGGACGAACAGGATGACCAGCGAAATGTGGTAAGCCTGGACGAGGAATTCGCCGACGACTACAATGACGATTTCGACGATCATGGTGTCATTCGTGGGCGCCGTGATTGGGATGAGTGGTAA